One Purpureocillium takamizusanense chromosome 1, complete sequence genomic window carries:
- the STB3 gene encoding DNA-binding proteins Bright/BRCAA1/RBP1 and proteins containing BRIGHT domain (COG:K~EggNog:ENOG503P0XS) → MASLASAARDIPKAASSNRDNLAVVADRSGPATVARSHTLPTPPNSISPALPAHGLKAQLQKAKLEPIDSDLDLHDHPDIHERSTSPATTHEASGAITSALLAKYHLPEILLNHGPLAIRHIMGYLTTSVPGFSGIPPTKARRLVVGALEGRGGEGGGLEGDVEFDKVGWGRWDARRRGFASRDRQGTPPPSAGAAIPISKVGPRGQDWARLNVSASVGEESVHFSNDDEHDDVHMMETEADKMSLDGSASASCSEAPDDDVAMNDDPEDVTDDEDWAAMGAAALRAESYPNMAAAQSSGALRSPNFALPGGLRTFSVSSGMARPPPQPANLDLAVLSGTPDAQEREAVEALLRLGSV, encoded by the coding sequence ATGGCTTCTCTGGCATCGGCTGCTCGTGACATCCCCaaggccgcctcctcgaacCGAGACAACTTAGCTGTTGTAGCGGATCGGAGCGGCCCGGCGACTGTGGCGCGTTCTCATACCCTCCCGACTCCCCCCAACTCCATCTCTCCGGCCCTGCCCGCTCATGGCCTCAAGGCCCAGTTGCAAAAGGCCAAGCTCGAGCCCATCGACTCCGACTTGGACCTGCACGACCACCCCGACATCCATGAGCGGTCAACATCCCCCGCGACCACCCACGAGGCCTCGGGCGCCATCACCAGCGCCCTCCTGGCCAAGTACCACCTCCCAGAGATCCTGCTCAACCACGGTCCTCTGGCGATACGGCACATCATGGGCTACCTGACGACGTCGGTACCGGGCTTTTCGGGTATCCCGCCGACAAAGGCTCGTCGATTGGTTGTGGGCGCCCTGGAGggacgagggggagagggaggaggctTGGAAGGAGACGTCGAGTTCGACAAGGTAGGATGGGGGCGGTGGGATGCCCGCCGGCGGGGGTTCGCCTCGCGCGACCGCCAAGGCACCCCGCCAccctcggccggcgcagcCATTCCCATCTCCAAGGTTGGCCCAAGGGGCCAGGACTGGGCCCGCCTCAATGTCTCCGCGTCCGTGGGCGAGGAGTCGGTACACTTctccaacgacgacgaacacgacgacgtccacatgatggagacggaggcggaCAAGATGTCCCTGGACGGTTCCGCGTCAGCGTCGTGCTCGGAAgcaccagacgacgacgtggccatGAACGACGACCCCGAGGATGTGACTGACGATGAGGActgggcggccatgggcgcTGCGGCTCTCCGAGCCGAGTCGTATCCGAACATGGCCGCCGCTCAATCAAGCGGTGCTCTTCGATCTCCCAACTTTGCTCTCCCCGGTGGACTGCGAACATTTTCCGTGAGCTCGGGCATggcgcgcccaccaccacaaccggcaaacctcgacctcgctgTCCTAAGCGGCACACCCGATGCccaggagcgcgaggccgtcgaggctctTCTACGACTCGGTTCTGTATAA
- a CDS encoding uncharacterized protein (EggNog:ENOG503P4AS~TransMembrane:1 (o65-89i)) yields the protein MAPTNFIRHTLLSPLAQQHSVLSRRADAVAKPWKPIVLPGSDRIFIPSFHEITRRSDGSDGPDKMINLMLVILGLVFLALMLASLLFLAQRRRRLMRQRMQSLNAHNEVKQTSNHRGLTIETSHNGRSSILYIGRDGQPMLQNPNSPPHSPDNVPEIHITFPDEQDDQGRSRTGRVLVVRVGDNATVGLEPMHEEQLPAYEKEAKGQFQSIDMDQIGGLKEKDRNLFQ from the coding sequence ATGGCTCCCACCAACTTCATTCGTCATACCCTACTGAGCCCCTTGGCTCAGCAGCACTCCGTTCTCtctcgccgcgccgacgcggtTGCGAAGCCCTGGAAGCCCATCGTCTTGCCCGGGTCCGACCGCATCTTCATTCCTTCGTTCCACGAGATCACTCGTCGCTCCGATGGCAGCGATGGCCCCGACAAGATGATTAACCTCATGCTTgtcatcctcggcctcgtcttcttggccCTCATGCTCGCCTCCCTTCTCTTCCTTGcacagcgccgtcgccgcctcatGCGCCAGCGCATGCAGAGCCTAAACGCCCACAACGAGGTTAAGCAGACGTCCAACCACCGGGGGTTGACCATCGAGACGTCTCACAACGGCCGCTCGAGCATACTTTACATCGGCCGTGACGGACAGCCAATGCTGCAGAACCCCAACTCTCCGCCACATTCGCCTGACAACGTCCCCGAAATCCACATCACTTTCCCCGATGAGCAGGACGACCAGGGTCGCTCCCGGACAGGTcgcgtgctcgtcgtgcGTGTCGGCGACAACGCTACTGTGGGCCTCGAGCCAATGCATGAGGAACAGTTGCCGGCGTACGAaaaggaggccaagggccaATTCCAGTCTATCGACATGGACCAGATTGGCGGTCTGAAGGAGAAGGACCGCAACCTGTTTCAATGA
- a CDS encoding uncharacterized protein (EggNog:ENOG503NW34~COG:K) gives MAAQVSDAAQASSASSNNSGDSKSNTPAPSSATSSTSQHAASPDDNLTCRWNQCNQKFSSPETLYEHICERHVGRKSTNNLNLTCQWNSCRTTTVKRDHITSHIRVHVPLKPHKCEFCGKSFKRPQDLKKHVKTHADDSVLSRPGQDLNYRTQATKAPSYYDHNGQIRGGVGAFSHQPAHGSYYAPQPSTNYALYFNQPPLNTPRSEHVGYSTAAAGGYDRKRAYDRTYDAMDDFFGHVKRRQIDPTSYAQIGRSLLPLHNSLSIPNGPLGTAEQYMPQHAPAPSMVHSGPAPTTNPLTQQYYLPSARTQKDLMQLDGLLGQMQDTIYENANHATAGVHIHNHGDGHLGGFRHSPSPTVLQRSPSGLPVTADTYQPISAPSMASPLTNMSSTGTPAVTPPSSSMSYTSGHSPSPSASSGLSPQSRHSSTASSVMYPTLPTTLPTVTQGFGQSTTATLGPSFESNERRRYSGGMLQRARGMPPPPPRSVEESGRTTPKAGDSALSVGSPSSESDSDSTKEREEQYDRWLENMRVIESLREYVRRRLERRDYVDEDGETREGRTNCDAMDVDIKSPRSVSQQPNGPREGGSSLYPRLPVPGS, from the exons atggccgcccagGTCTCCGATGCCGCCCAGGCATCATCGGCCTCCAGCAACAACAGTGGCGATTCCAAATCTAACACGCCCGCCCCTTCCAGTGCCACCTCGAGCACTTCACAgcacgccgcctcccccgacGACAACTTGACCTGCCGTTGGAACCAGTGCAATCAAAAGTTCTCGAGCCCGGAGACGCTTTAT GAGCACATCTGTGAGCGCCATGTTGGTCGCAAGAGCACCAACAACTTGAACCTCACTTGTCAGTGGAACTCGTGCCGGACCACCACGGTCAAGCGGGACCACATCACATCGCACATCCGCGTACACGTCCCGCTCAAGCCACACAAGTGCGAGTTTTGCGGCAAGTCTTTCAAGCGACCGCAGGACTTGAAGAAGCATGTCAAG ACGCACGCCGACGATTCTGTACTCTCTCGCCCCGGACAGGACCTGAATTACAGAACACAGGCCACCAAAG CACCGAGCTACTATGACCACAATGGCCAAATCCGAGGCGGTGTCGGCGCCTTCTCGCACCAGCCCGCCCACGGCAGCTATTACGCGCCCCAGCCGTCCACCAACTATGCTCTGTACTTTAACCAGCCGCCTCTGAACACGCCGCGGAGCGAGCACGTGGGCTACAGCACTGCCGCTGCAGGTGGGTACGATCGCAAGCGAGCTTACGATCGCACCTACGACGCCATGGATGATTTCTTCGGCCATGTCAAGCGGCGCCAGATCGACCCCACGTCATACGCGCAAATTGGCCGCTCGCTGCTCCCACTTCACAACTCGCTGTCGATCCCCAATGGACCCCTGGGCACCGCGGAGCAGTACATGCCTCAACATGCACCCGCCCCGTCAATGGTTCATtccggcccggcgccgacgacgaacccCCTGACGCAGCAGTACTACCTCCCTAGCGCCCGTACACAGAAGGACCTGATGCAGCTTGATGGTCTCCTCGGCCAGATGCAAGACACCATCTACGAGAACGCCAACCACGCCACGGCTGGCGTACACATTCACaaccatggcgacggccaccTCGGCGGTTTCAGGCACAGCCCATCACCCACGGTTCTTCAGCGTTCACCCAGTGGTCTGCCCGTGACCGCAGACACGTACCAGCCCATAAGCGCGCCTAGCATGGCCTCTCCGCTTACcaacatgtcgtcgacggggacCCCTGCCGTAACCCCCCCGTCCAGCTCCATGTCCTACACGTCGGGACACTCGCCTAGCCCGTCCGCGTCGTCCGGTCTGTCTCCGCAATCGCGCCAcagctcgacggcttcgtcggtCATGTACCCGACGCTGCCCACGACGCTGCCCACGGTCACACAGGGATTCGGACAGTCAACCACGGCAACTCTGGGGCCGAGCTTCGAAAGCAATGAGCGCCGCCGGTACTCTGGAGGTATGCTGCAGAGGGCCCGCGGCAtgccaccccctcccccgagGAGTGTTGAGGAAAGCGGGCGAACCACGCCCAAGGCTGGTGATTCGGCTCTTTCCGTGGGATCCCCGTCGTCCGAGTCTGACAGCGACTCTACCAAGGAGCGTGAGGAGCAGTACGACCGCTGGCTTGAGAACATGCGAGTGATCGAGTCGTTGCGCGAGTATGTGCGACGCCGCCTTGAGCGCAGGGACTacgtggacgaggacggggagaCGCGTGAGGGCAGAACGAATTGCGATGCCATGGACGTGGATATCAAGAGCCCCCGCAGCGTGTCGCAGCAACCCAATGGTCCTCGCGAAGGTGGCTCGTCTCTCTACCCAaggctgccggtgccggggTCTTGA
- a CDS encoding uncharacterized protein (EggNog:ENOG503P45N~COG:L), with protein MDPPAARDADGLPLLAPVGANSNASASPSVSPPPKRRRAAPVLADCCRTCRLRKVKCSGNPGNGPCTNCARLELACSFTIDEDEDATVSRTTPSHSHTEAGTLRKRAQRACSQCHSHKTKCSGDLPRCKRCEASNLSCEYTPAKRRFTNVRFQSAPKLSDVASSTSSKLSPDDAASPLPTSGNSVGAFNLLVDQNSLNAEDLLARKDLILRHVDALMHNLYWLPCQGYFHPKTLYQEIEAGTLDPAQAASICALASFFVNPTESGREFGLKCSNHVELYLFHNVHKFSDESLVIFALNITFNCVQGSFAKVWQCFGIATRLMLGLRINWDVVPPGRTFIQQECLRRIGWHFFHVDRLLAGGYDEYICCRADIMKMPLPCDETAFRENRPVVAEKLYDKPGRVPRTINMHAFQIRLIDLRHRIQVTTKRLCSASGTNFSHIDASKIMADINGLQNELTRFHASLPTDVLLSDQSVSRYMAMEERPGYVFLHCHLAGSHIDLYRYFLPGQKEKIPVEILRKLPPEFIARSQKQAVAHSMSFGRFCDAIQNEVDQMRDTGRLELAGDCSTIQIGTSCVRVLLIALQHQLYRDITRETTAPLWRMGDVDESHIRFLIKAVQRMTEPWRDILTIAQQAYEHNKTLVDHYDKTRKVSDGQSPDRAFQPRANGDGRLPGPDFLLESVAAGTLDDFQTNMVPDTQGSDRWLRSSQMQTGGSSSTSNSPSGGFVIEPGTPGIPLLLAQARSASMDPSEMCGGMDTDTTMVGMGSVTAALPNGHPDAAPANGLSMLPMNGGIDPAMYHQQAQGVPGAAFMMAPQGVFVDGYGGQYLNGQQQPPPPPPNYGHQGYG; from the exons ATGGatccgccggccgcccgcgacgctgATGGGCTACCGCTTCTCGCACCAGTCGGCGCGAATTCCAAtgcgtcggcctcgccctcggtcTCGCCTCCCCCAaagcgtcgccgcgccgctcccgTCCTGGCCGACTGCTGTCGCACATGCCGGCTGCGAAAG GTCAAATGTTCCGGAAACCCAGGTAACGGGCCATGCACGAATTGTGCAAGACTCGAGCTAGCCTGCAGCTTTACtatcgacgaggatgaggacgccACTG TCTCCAGAACAACGCCTTCGCATAGCCACACAGAGGCGGGCACGTTGAGGAAAAGGGCACAGCGGGCCTGTAGTCAGTGTCACTCGCACAAGACCAAGTGCTCGGGCGACCTGCCTCGTTGCAAGAGGTGCGAGGCCAGTAACCTCAGTTGCGAGTACACTCCAGCCAAAAGAAGGTTCACCAATGTTCGCTTCCAAAGCGCACCAAAGTTGTCCGACGTCGCTTCTTCCACGTCGAGCAAGCTGTcaccagacgacgccgctaGTCCCCTGCCCACGTCGGGCAACTCTGTGGGCGCATTCAATCTCTTGGTGGACCAGAATTCTCTGAACGCAGA GGACCTGCTCGCACGCAAGGACTTGATACTACGCCATGTGGATGCCTTGATGCATAACCTGTATTGGCTTCCCTGCCAGGGCTACTTTCACCCCAAGACACTGTATCAGGAAATCGAG GCAGGAACACTCGATCCGGCTCAAGCGGCTTCCATTTGTGCTCTCGCGAGCTTCTTCGTGAATCCGACAGAAAGCGGCCGCGAATTTGGTCTCAAGTGCAGCAACCACGTCGAGCTGTACCTTTTCCATAACGTTCACAAGTTTTCCGACGAGTCGCTCGTCATATTTGCGCTCAATATCACCTTTAACTGTGTTCAAGGCTCGTTTGCCAAGGTCTGGCAATGTTTCGGGATAGCAACCCGACTCATGCTGGGCCTGCGCATCAACTGGGACGTGGTGCCTCCAGGCCGAACATTTATTCAGCAGGAATGTCTCCGACGCATAGGCTGGCACTTCTTCCACGTGGATCGCCTCCTCGCTGGGGGATACGACGAGTACATATGTTGCCGGGCCGACATCATGAAGATGCCTCTGCCCTGCGACGAGACGGCATTCAGGGAAAATCGACCCGTAGTAGCAGAGAAGCTGTACGACAAACCGGGTCGAGTACCCAGAACCATCAACATGCATGCGTTTCAAATCCGCCTCATCGATTTACGGCATCGCATTCAGGT caccaccaaAAGGCTTTGCTCAGCATCTGGAACCAATTTTTCACATATTGATGCGTCCAAGATCATGGCCGACATCAACGGACTGCAAAACGAGCTTACGCGCTTTCATGCGTCCCTACCTACTGATGTCCTGCTCAGTGACCAAAGTGTCTCACGCTacatggccatggaggagCGTCCAGGTTATGTTTTTCTCCACTGTCACCTTGCCGGGAGCCATATCGACTTATACCGATACTTTCTTCCCGGCCAAAAGGAAAAGATTCCGGTCGAGATTCTGCGAAAGCTACCGCCAGAGTTCATAGCTCGCTCTCAGAAACAGGCCGTGGCGCACTCCATGTCCTTTGGTCGATTCTGCGACGCTATCCAGAACGAGGTGGACCAGATGAGGGACACGGGCaggctcgagctcgccggTGACTGTTCTACCATTCAAATTGGGACGAGTTGTGTGCGCGTGCTCCTCATAGCCCTGCAGCATCAGCTCTATCGTGACATTACCCGTGAGACAACCGCGCCGCTGTGGAGGATGGGTGATGTCGATGAGTCTCACATACGATTCCTCATCAAAGCGGTTCAGAGAATGACTGAGCCTTGGCGAGACATCTTGACGATAGCTCAGCAAGCG TACGAACACAACAAGACTCTCGTTGACCACTACGACAAGACCAGGAAGGTCAGCGATGGACAGTCACCGGACAGGGCGTTTCAGCCGCGAGCTAACGGCGATGGGCGTCTCCCCGGGCCAGACTTTCTTCTCGAAAGTGTCGCCGCAGGTACCTTGGATGACTTTCAGACGAATATGGTACCGGACACGCAGGGTTCCGACAGGTGGCTTCGATCATCACAGATGCAGACTGGCGGATCATCCAGTACTTCAAACTCACCGTCAGGCGGGTTCGTCATCGAGCCAGGGACGCCCGGTATTCCCCTACTTCTCGCTCAAGCGCGAAGCGCTTCCATGGACCCGTCTGAGATGTGCGGCGGCATGGACACAGATACCACCATGGTAGGCATGGGCTCCGTAACCGCCGCCCTTCCCAACGGCCACCCGGATGCAGCACCAGCCAACGGGCTGTCCATGCTACCGATGAACGGCGGCATTGACCCAGCCATGTATCACCAACAGGCACAGGGAGTGCCTGGCGCTGCCTTTATGATGGCGCCACAGGGTGTCTTCGTCGATGGATACGGAGGCCAGTACCTGaacggccagcagcagccgccgccgccgccgccgaatTACGGGCACCAGGGGTATGGATAG
- the TOP3 gene encoding DNA topoisomerase (BUSCO:EOG09260XL0~COG:L~EggNog:ENOG503NU4N), translated as MKVLCVAEKPSISKAVAGHLSGGSFRTHGTRNQYIKNYSFQFNFGQPWGDCEVTMTCVSGHLTGVEFPSDYKNWESPPPESLFAAPTLTTVQEDKRTIAQNIQEQAQYCRLLVIWTDCDREGEHIGQEIVDAAKKGNRQLQVKRAKFSNVERAHVLSAARRLVDLDERQVNAVSARIELDLRIGFAFTRFMTTRLRGLGGPLAEKLLSYGSCQFPTLGFVVDRYFRVRNFVPEPFWSIRLMHKKDGKAVHFSWARNHLFDRMTAIILYERCLDAKKATVTKVQEKPTRKFKPLPLTTVELQKAATRMLRMSGQQAMNVAEGLYNKGFISYPRTETDRFDKGMNLRALVQKQTPDQRWGAFAQGLMDGAFQQPREGRHDDKAHPPIHPITYAAPTVLSPDEARLYEYVVRRFLACCSDDAKGMATDVEVQFGDERFSTRGVIVLERNYLDVYVYDKWDNTAELPKFTRGEEFAPTEAMMTEGKTSPPGYLTEADLIALMDANGIGTDATMAEHIQKIQDRDYVATIERAGGAADAADEGVVSSRGGRGRGGARGGRGRGGATAGGRRGGQKVFIPTQLGVALILGFDRMNFETSLGKPFLRKEMELKMKAICEGTTTKRAVLDESLAQYKQVFLQSQEQLGVLIQACQEFVFGRAPRRLQGDSG; from the exons ATGAAGGTCCTCTGCGTGGCGGAAAAGCCGTCCATTTCCAAGGCCGTCGCTGGCCACCTTTCTGGCGGCAGCTTTCGAACT CACGGAACACGCAACCAGTACATCAAGAATTACTCATTCCAGTTCAACTTTGGGCAGCCGTGGGGCGACTGCGAAGTCACCATGACCTGCGTCTCCGGCCATCTTACAGGAGTCGAGTTTCCTAGCGACTACAAGAACTGGGAGTCACCTCCTCCAGAATCGCTGTTTGCCGCGCCAACCCTAACCACCGTACAAGAG GACAAACGAACAATCGCTCAAAACATTCAAGAGCAAGCCCAGTATTGCCGCCTGCTGGTCATTTGGACGGATTGTGACCGGGAAGGAGAGCACATTGGCCAGGAGATTGTCGATGCTGCCAAGAAGGGAAACCGTCAACTGCAAGTCAAGCGTGCCAAGTTCAGCAACGTCGAACGAGC ACATGTCTTGTCAGCAGCTCGAAGGCTCGTTGACTTGGATGAGAGGCAGGTTAACGCCGTGAGTGCCAGAATAGAGCTGGATCTGCGCATCGGCTTCGCCTTCACGCGGTTCATGACCACCCGATTGaggggcctcggcgggccTCTTGCCGAAAAGCTCCTGAGTTATG GGTCATGCCAATTTCCTACGTTGGGCTTTGTGGTTGACCGTTACTTTCGCGTACGAAACTTTGTGCCAGAGCCCTTCTGGAGCATCAGGCTCATGCACAAGAAAGATGGCAAGGCAGTGCACTTCTCATGGGCAAGAAACCATCTATTCGATCGGATGACGGCCATCATCTTATATGAGAGATGTCTCGATGCCAAAAAGGCCACAGTCACCAAAGTTCAGGAGAAGCCAACCCGCAAATTCAAGCCGCTGCCACTCACGACTGTCGAGCTTCAGAAGGCTGCAACCCGGATGCTGCGCATGAGCGGTCAGCAAGCCATGAACGTCGCAGAGGGCCTCTACAACAAGGGATTCATAAGCTACCCGAGAACTGAGACGGACCGCTTTGACAAAGGTATGAATCTCAGGGCGCTGGTGCAAAAGCAGACACCGGACCAGAGATGGGGGGCATTTGCTCAGGGACTCATGGACGGCGCGTTCCAACAGCCCCGAGAAGGGCGACACGACGACAAAGCCCATCCCCCCATTCACCCAATCACGTATGCTGCGCCAACGGTACTGTCTCCCGACGAAGCACGTTTGTACGAGTATGTCGTTCGTCGGTTCCTGGCATGTTGCTCAGACGATGCCAAAGGTATGGCGACAGACGTCGAAGTGCAATTTGGGGACGAACGATTCAGCACTCGGGGAGTCATCGTTCTGGAGCGGAACTACCTTGACGTCTACGTCTACGACAAGTGGGACAATACGGCAGAGCTGCCCAAGTTCACCAGAGGGGAGGAATTTGCACCGACCGAAGCAATGATGACGGAGGGCAAAACATCACCGCCGGGCTACCTGACAGAAGCGGACCTGATTGCGCTCATGGATGCCAACGGCATTGGCACGGATGCCACCATGGCGGAGCATATCCAGAAAATCCAGGACCGAGATTACGTTGCAACTATTgagcgcgccggcggagcggcggACGCAGCCGACGAAGGGGTGGTGTCGTcgcgaggcggtcgaggacgtGGCGGTGCCAGGGGAGGCCGTGGGCGCGGAGGTgcaacggcgggcgggcgacgcggaggTCAAAAAGTCTTCATTCCGACTCAGCTGGGCGTGGCACTGATATTGGGGTTTGATCGGATGAACTTTGAGACCAGTCTCGGCAAGCCGTTTTTACGAAAAGAGATGGAGCTCAAGATGAAGGCCATCTGCGAGGGTACAACGACGAAGCGCGCGGTTCTAGATGAGAGCCTCGCACAGTACAAGCAAGTGTTTCTGCAGTCGCAGGAGCAGCTAGGCGTTCTGATCCAG GCCTGTCAGGAGTTTGTGTTTGGAcgtgctcctcgacgacttcaaggcGACAGCGGTTGA
- a CDS encoding uncharacterized protein (SECRETED:SignalP(1-21~SECRETED:cutsite=AVA-MP~SECRETED:prob=0.6872)~EggNog:ENOG503PMPZ), which produces MRFGITVGSLCAVLFGLGAVAMPADPSVDACCCCDISRNVISCTRSIKKAECVCAAVVCPPNAQTVFDDAPQSTHHARAPAGPFIPPIPTPDPVNVVTPPPPAGADNTHGTASKPTPLPVSEKQNTVPPKSGVPDSCFPANTPLSRCCCCNIAKNVVECKTVAQGNCFCAAVVCPAGAKTMDVPPAACASH; this is translated from the coding sequence ATGCGCTTCGGAATCACAGTTGGCAGCCTCTGCGCCGTCCTCTTCGGACTgggtgccgtcgccatgccCGCTGATCCATCTGTCGacgcctgctgctgctgcgacatCAGCCGCAACGTCATCTCTTGCACACGTTCTATCAAGAAAGCCGAGTGCGtgtgcgccgccgttgttTGCCCTCCCAACGCGCAGACCGTCTTTGATGATGCTCCGCAGTCGACTCATCATGCCAGAGCACCGGCCGGTCCGTTCATCCCGCCTATTCCTACCCCGGATCCTGTCAATGTCGTCACTCCACCTCCCCCCGCTGGAGCGGACAACACCCATGGGACTGCCAGCAAGCCGACGCCACTTCCCGTCAGCGAGAAGCAAAACACTGTCCCGCCCAAGTCTGGCGTGCCAGATAGCTGCTTCCCGGCCAACACTCCGCTGTCtaggtgctgctgctgcaacatCGCCAAGAATGTGGTCGAGTGCAAGACGGTGGCCCAGGGAAACtgcttctgcgccgccgtggtctGCCCTGCAGGCGCGAAGACAATGGACGTTCCGCCAGCTGCGTGCGCCAGTCACTAA
- a CDS encoding uncharacterized protein (EggNog:ENOG503PH95), with protein MVPRAAIASFIEKLKGRVHRRRRGKNRNDINIYVPDHSAAPAKGILRHSAGSKLHCSVSSSTQSPSERQHHGEATVCLSALELLQNEVLLCILDFCSPADRLCLALTCHSLHARLFDRPLSRLTPVNEHLLVRLERDLPHLYFCRSCDQLHPWQYHEPTTAALARRPRRQHRTRDGKLQASSYLDGQGCTAKKRYSPRFNKAYSLPFYLAHLAVKSRRLDPELSTPLRRLRFAAALSHESVRGNHSGRCILDITGRAKVIDNELYMAVSYVWHGDRPIAEDLRAFIDKTPLFVCCSLRTDAHADAKRRVVLTRGRRIPEMAAPSRQGSYFEACEDVGGSCESCLTDYAVSVACFPNQVGWVVALTTYQLFGRCRSPSDEKWKFMTGDSVPGPCRIEFNRAGSVKTKFRQAENV; from the coding sequence ATGGTTCCACGCGCTGCTATCGCGAGCTTCATTGAGAAGCTGAAAGGAAGAGTCCAcagaaggcggcgaggcaaaAACAGGAATGACATCAACATCTACGTCCCTGATCATTCGGCCGCGCCCGCAAAGGGCATACTGCGCCATTCGGCAGGCTCCAAGCTGCATTGTTCAGTCAGCTCCTCCACACAATCACCTAGCGAGAGACAGCATCATGGAGAGGCCACAGTTTGCCTGTCCGCTTTAGAACTTCTCCAGAACGAGGTCCTTCTCTGTATCCTCGACTTCTGCTCTCCCGCTGACCGCCTATGTCTCGCCCTCACCTGCCACTCCCTCCACGCGCGCCTCTTCGATCGCCCACTCTCTCGCCTTACGCCCGTCAACGAgcatctcctcgtccgccttgAGCGTGATCTACCGCATCTCTACTTCTGCCGCTCCTGCGATCAGCTGCATCCCTGGCAGTACCACGAGCCTACGACGGCTGCTCttgctcgccgtcctcgccgccagcaccgcacCCGCGACGGCAAACTGCAGGCGTCGTCCTACCTCGACGGACAAGGATGCACCGCCAAGAAGCGCTACAGTCCGCGCTTCAACAAGGCCTACTCCCTTCCCTTCTacctcgcccacctcgccgtcAAGTCCCGCCGGCTCGACCCCGAGCTGAGCACCCCCTTGCGGCGACTCCGCTTTGCCGCTGCTCTATCACACGAAAGTGTCAGGGGGAACCACTCTGGCCGTTGCATTCTAGATATCACGGGAAGGGCCAAAGTCATCGACAACGAGCTGTACATGGCCGTGTCGTACGTCTGGCATGGCGACCGTCCTATTGCGGAGGACTTGCGGGCTTTCATCGACAAGACGCCTCTGTTCGTGTGCTGCTCCCTGAGAaccgacgcccacgccgatGCCAAAAGGCGGGTTGTGTTGACCCGTGGTCGCCGCATCCcggagatggcggcgcccagtAGGCAGGGGAGTTACTTCGAGGCTTGTGAAGACGTTGGTGGATCGTGCGAGAGCTGTTTGACGGACTACGCAGTCTCCGTTGCCTGCTTCCCGAATCAAGTTGGATGGGTTGTCGCCCTCACAACATACCAGCTGTTTGGTCGATGTCGTTCGCCCAGTGACGAGAAGTGGAAATTCATGACAGGCGACAGTGTCCCTGGGCCATGCAGGATCGAGTTTAACCGGGCTGGCTCAGTCAAGACTAAATTTAGACAGGCCGAGAATGTCTGA